One window of the Arthrobacter sp. zg-Y919 genome contains the following:
- a CDS encoding MFS transporter: MVVSPAERGSTRRFPDWLMVATLGCGGIVVSLEKTSVVPLLPEYPRIFGVTTDDVSWLVTVTLLSAAVATPIISRLADMYGKRRMLLVAMVLMVAGAFTASIGGTFTWALVGRGLQGSAGAVIPVGISILRDALPQQKIAGAVALMSASFGIGSALGLPLAGLVYERLGWQATFWVVGVVGVVLIAAVVVFVPESNVRAPARFDYAGAVLLSAGMTAVLLAITKGGVWGWTSYPVLGLFAAAAVAFALWFPAELRNGQPLVDLRTSARRPVLLTNIGAVLVGFSMYANMLVTTQQLQLSGETGYGFGLSVLTAGLTMIPSGLAMVAAAPVSARITNMFGARATLATGCAVMAAGYLARFLFVGSVTEVIVGAVIVSTGTAISMAAMPTIIMSNVPLTDTAAANGLNTLLRSVGTSTCSAVVATILASLTVTVSGTTFPGLDAFRTIFVLAGFAALAATGVACLIPPSRRHEATHPDLYAVPGGRQLQRAEEKREIMVSGRLIAATDGRPVDRGTVTVVDSDGRPVDWDRADDDGRYAVLLPRDGRYVMVASHVRWQPVSEAVTFPRASVTHDIHFRRPLLLTGRVRHAGRAVANALVILVRPGGATSASARSDSGGNYELALPGPGIYILSVLEPDGQTTHSRRVVLPVPDAVVDVDLGGREPRTGIRI; this comes from the coding sequence ATGGTTGTCTCTCCCGCTGAACGCGGGAGCACGAGGAGATTCCCGGACTGGCTGATGGTTGCCACCCTGGGATGCGGCGGGATTGTGGTCTCGCTCGAAAAGACGTCGGTGGTTCCGCTGCTTCCGGAATATCCCCGGATTTTCGGTGTCACCACTGATGACGTGTCCTGGCTGGTGACTGTCACGCTGCTCTCCGCAGCGGTGGCCACACCCATTATTTCCCGCCTGGCGGACATGTACGGGAAACGCCGGATGCTCCTGGTGGCCATGGTCCTGATGGTTGCCGGCGCCTTCACGGCCTCGATCGGGGGAACGTTCACCTGGGCGCTGGTTGGCCGTGGCCTGCAGGGTTCAGCCGGCGCCGTGATTCCGGTGGGAATCAGCATCCTCCGGGACGCCCTGCCGCAGCAGAAGATCGCCGGAGCGGTTGCGTTGATGAGCGCCAGCTTCGGGATCGGCAGCGCCCTGGGCCTTCCCCTTGCAGGGCTGGTCTACGAACGGCTGGGGTGGCAGGCCACGTTCTGGGTGGTGGGGGTTGTCGGCGTTGTGTTGATAGCCGCCGTCGTCGTGTTTGTCCCGGAATCGAACGTCCGTGCCCCTGCACGGTTTGACTACGCCGGGGCCGTGCTGCTGTCCGCAGGGATGACGGCGGTGCTGCTGGCCATTACCAAGGGCGGAGTCTGGGGCTGGACCAGTTATCCGGTCCTCGGCCTGTTTGCCGCCGCGGCCGTTGCCTTTGCTCTGTGGTTCCCCGCAGAGCTGCGTAACGGCCAGCCCCTGGTGGACCTGAGGACCTCCGCCCGCCGCCCGGTGCTGCTGACCAATATCGGAGCCGTCCTGGTCGGGTTTTCGATGTACGCCAACATGCTGGTCACCACGCAGCAGCTGCAGCTGTCGGGCGAGACCGGCTACGGCTTCGGCCTGAGCGTGCTCACGGCCGGATTAACCATGATCCCGTCAGGGCTGGCGATGGTGGCGGCTGCTCCGGTTTCCGCCCGGATCACCAATATGTTCGGGGCCAGGGCAACCCTGGCGACGGGCTGCGCCGTGATGGCTGCCGGCTACCTGGCACGGTTCCTCTTCGTCGGTTCGGTAACCGAAGTTATTGTCGGAGCGGTGATCGTCTCGACCGGCACGGCAATCTCCATGGCGGCCATGCCGACCATCATCATGAGCAACGTTCCGCTGACGGACACGGCGGCGGCGAACGGCCTCAATACCCTGCTGCGCTCCGTCGGCACCTCCACCTGCAGCGCCGTTGTGGCAACAATCCTCGCCTCGCTGACGGTGACGGTCTCCGGGACCACCTTTCCCGGCCTGGATGCCTTTCGGACCATTTTCGTGCTGGCCGGCTTCGCCGCCCTGGCTGCCACCGGCGTAGCCTGCCTGATCCCGCCCTCCCGCAGGCACGAGGCCACCCATCCGGACCTCTACGCCGTTCCCGGCGGGCGGCAGCTGCAGAGGGCGGAAGAAAAGCGGGAGATCATGGTCAGCGGACGGCTGATCGCAGCAACCGACGGCAGGCCTGTGGACCGGGGGACCGTCACCGTTGTCGACAGTGACGGACGGCCGGTGGACTGGGACCGGGCCGACGACGACGGCCGGTACGCTGTCCTGCTTCCGCGAGACGGACGCTACGTTATGGTCGCCAGCCACGTCCGCTGGCAGCCGGTTTCCGAAGCGGTTACCTTCCCCCGTGCTTCCGTAACCCATGACATCCACTTTCGCCGGCCCCTGCTTCTCACCGGCCGCGTCCGGCACGCCGGCAGGGCCGTGGCCAACGCACTCGTGATCCTGGTCCGGCCGGGAGGGGCAACCTCCGCATCCGCCCGGTCGGACAGCGGAGGCAACTACGAGCTGGCACTGCCCGGACCCGGCATCTATATCCTCAGTGTCCTCGAGCCGGACGGACAAACCACGCACAGCCGCCGGGTGGTTCTGCCCGTGCCGGACGCCGTGGTCGACGTCGATCTCGGGGGCCGGGAGCCGCGCACCGGGATAAGGATCTGA
- a CDS encoding Hsp20/alpha crystallin family protein — protein MASLARRERFELPDQVRKFFEGDWEVPAFPVEEYQDGPNMVIRAELPNINPEQDLDVTVSDGVLHIKGERKEQTEHKGRHGYRSEFRYGSFTREIALPAGASQDSVTATYNDGVLEIRVPVPEVGPTSTKVPISRG, from the coding sequence ATGGCTTCCCTTGCACGACGCGAGCGTTTTGAACTGCCGGACCAGGTCCGGAAATTCTTCGAAGGGGACTGGGAGGTTCCGGCCTTCCCTGTCGAGGAATACCAGGACGGACCCAACATGGTCATCCGGGCAGAACTGCCCAACATCAACCCCGAGCAGGACCTGGACGTCACGGTCAGCGACGGTGTCCTGCACATCAAGGGGGAGCGGAAGGAACAAACGGAGCACAAGGGACGGCATGGATACCGTTCCGAGTTCCGCTACGGGTCATTCACCCGTGAGATAGCGCTGCCTGCCGGTGCCAGCCAGGACTCCGTCACCGCAACCTACAACGACGGCGTCCTGGAGATCCGCGTGCCCGTCCCCGAGGTGGGACCGACGTCAACCAAGGTTCCCATCTCGCGGGGCTAG
- a CDS encoding glutamate decarboxylase gives MAQNNFDSLSVNPLFARPGEETAAPKYRLNEGEMLPETAYQIVHDETMLDGNARLNLATFVSTWMDDHANRLYSETFDKNMIDKDEYPQTAQIEQNCWQILADVWHAPSPRETIGTSTVGSSEACMLGGLAFKRLWQHRRRSEGKPTDKPNLVMSSAVQVCWEKFCNYFDVEPRLVPISEEHKCLDGFGLENYVDENTIGVVAIMGVTYTGMYEPVKDIAAKLDEIQSSTGLDIPIHVDGASGAMIAPFIQQDLEWDFRLERVHSISTSGHKYGLVYPGLGWVVWRERQWLPEDLIFYVSYLGGDMPTFALNFSRPGAQVVLQFYLFLRLGRDGYARIQQACQDVALHLSSAIAGMGPFELWNDGSDIPVFAWRLKEGHTDKWNLYDLAERLRTRGWLVPAYPLPDDLSNLTVERIVVRNGLSLDLAEKLLADIRRETAYLERLSSPMPRETEQPGFHH, from the coding sequence ATGGCGCAGAATAATTTCGATTCCCTTTCCGTAAACCCCCTTTTTGCCCGGCCGGGCGAGGAAACGGCCGCCCCAAAGTATCGGTTGAATGAGGGCGAAATGCTGCCGGAAACGGCGTACCAGATTGTCCACGACGAAACCATGCTGGATGGCAACGCCCGGCTGAACCTGGCAACCTTTGTCAGCACCTGGATGGACGACCACGCGAACCGGCTCTACAGCGAAACGTTCGACAAGAACATGATCGATAAGGACGAATACCCCCAGACTGCACAGATCGAGCAGAACTGCTGGCAGATTCTGGCCGACGTGTGGCATGCGCCGTCCCCCCGGGAAACCATCGGCACCTCGACCGTCGGTTCCTCCGAAGCCTGCATGCTGGGCGGACTGGCGTTTAAGCGGCTCTGGCAGCACCGGCGCCGCAGCGAGGGAAAACCCACGGACAAGCCGAACCTCGTGATGAGTTCAGCCGTACAGGTGTGCTGGGAGAAGTTCTGCAACTACTTCGACGTCGAGCCGCGGCTGGTGCCCATCAGCGAGGAGCACAAGTGCCTGGACGGCTTCGGGCTGGAAAACTACGTTGACGAAAACACCATCGGCGTCGTTGCCATCATGGGAGTGACCTATACCGGCATGTACGAGCCGGTGAAGGACATCGCCGCCAAGCTCGACGAGATCCAGTCCTCCACCGGCCTGGACATTCCCATCCACGTGGACGGGGCCTCCGGCGCCATGATCGCCCCGTTCATCCAGCAGGACCTGGAATGGGATTTCCGGCTGGAACGGGTGCACTCCATCAGCACCTCCGGGCATAAGTACGGCCTGGTCTATCCGGGTCTCGGCTGGGTGGTCTGGCGGGAACGGCAGTGGCTGCCGGAAGACCTCATCTTCTACGTCAGCTATCTCGGCGGGGACATGCCCACCTTCGCACTGAACTTCTCCCGTCCCGGCGCGCAGGTTGTCCTCCAGTTCTACTTGTTCCTCCGCCTGGGCCGGGACGGCTATGCCAGGATCCAGCAGGCCTGCCAGGACGTGGCGCTCCACCTTTCCAGTGCGATCGCAGGGATGGGTCCCTTTGAACTGTGGAATGACGGGTCGGACATCCCGGTTTTCGCGTGGCGGCTGAAGGAAGGCCATACGGACAAGTGGAACCTGTATGACCTGGCGGAACGGCTCCGCACGAGGGGCTGGCTGGTGCCTGCCTATCCCCTGCCGGATGACCTCTCGAACCTCACCGTGGAACGGATCGTCGTCCGCAACGGGCTGAGCCTGGACCTGGCCGAAAAACTGCTGGCGGATATCCGCCGGGAAACGGCGTATCTGGAACGGCTGAGCTCCCCGATGCCCCGCGAAACGGAGCAACCCGGCTTCCATCACTAA
- the gadC gene encoding putative glutamine/gamma-aminobutyrate antiporter GadC, protein MSDSRAANSGSSGTDRSRATSKQKAQITIGALAVMNIVAVVSLRGLPSEAEYGLSSIFYYVLAAVLFLIPVSIVAAELATGWPETGGVFRWVGEAFGPRWAFLAMFMLFIEVTIWFPTVLTFGAVSLAYTGENQNLDAQLAGNKLFVLAVVLVVYWLATFIAFRGAKAFSRVSQWGGIIGTIIPAVILIVLGFAYFFAGNTPQIQMGWGELLPDFGNFSNVVLAASIFLFYAGMEMNAIHVKEVKNPTRDYPIAVLTAAAGTVLIFVLGTLAIAFVVPQADINLTQSLLTSYNDMFEWAGIGWAGPVVAFMLLIGVLAGVVTWVAGPSTGMLAVAKAGYLPRFWQHTNKNGMGTHILFFQAFMVTALGLTYVVLPSVQAAYQILSQLTVILYLIMYMLMFAAAIYLRYSQPNRPRPYRVPGGDVGMWIIGGVGFLGSLMAFAFSFIPPDQIQVGSPAVYVGILVGGAVVMVILPFLIYAFRKPHWRDPGSEFVPFTWQIEHTHPGTVTESGISTEQLTREAESSGFPVTYSHDDGGGPAEPAAVQGARPAASSAGKPGKGSRGGSSAV, encoded by the coding sequence ATGAGCGATTCGAGAGCAGCAAATTCCGGTTCGTCAGGAACTGACCGGTCAAGGGCCACATCAAAGCAAAAGGCACAGATCACCATCGGCGCCCTGGCAGTAATGAATATCGTGGCTGTGGTCAGCCTCCGGGGGCTTCCATCGGAGGCCGAGTACGGGCTGAGTTCCATCTTCTACTACGTCCTTGCAGCCGTCCTGTTCCTGATTCCGGTTTCCATCGTGGCCGCCGAACTGGCTACGGGGTGGCCGGAAACAGGAGGGGTGTTCCGCTGGGTCGGTGAGGCATTCGGCCCACGCTGGGCCTTCCTGGCCATGTTCATGCTGTTCATCGAGGTCACCATCTGGTTCCCCACGGTGCTGACGTTCGGCGCGGTGTCGCTGGCGTATACCGGGGAAAACCAGAATCTGGACGCCCAGCTCGCCGGAAATAAGCTGTTCGTCCTCGCGGTGGTCCTGGTGGTGTACTGGCTGGCCACGTTTATCGCCTTCCGCGGCGCGAAGGCCTTCTCGCGGGTGAGCCAGTGGGGCGGCATCATCGGCACCATCATCCCGGCGGTGATTTTGATCGTGCTCGGTTTTGCCTATTTCTTTGCGGGGAATACCCCGCAGATCCAGATGGGCTGGGGCGAACTGCTTCCTGACTTCGGCAACTTCTCGAACGTGGTGCTTGCCGCATCGATTTTCCTGTTCTACGCCGGCATGGAAATGAACGCCATCCACGTGAAAGAGGTCAAGAACCCCACCCGCGACTACCCGATTGCCGTGCTGACCGCGGCGGCCGGGACCGTCCTGATCTTTGTGCTGGGAACACTGGCCATCGCGTTCGTGGTGCCCCAGGCCGACATCAACCTCACCCAGAGCCTGTTGACCTCCTACAACGACATGTTCGAATGGGCGGGCATCGGCTGGGCAGGCCCGGTAGTGGCTTTTATGCTGCTGATCGGTGTGCTCGCGGGTGTGGTGACCTGGGTGGCAGGTCCGTCCACCGGCATGCTTGCCGTGGCGAAGGCAGGCTACCTGCCCCGCTTCTGGCAGCACACCAACAAGAACGGAATGGGCACCCACATCCTGTTCTTCCAGGCCTTCATGGTCACCGCACTGGGCCTGACCTACGTAGTGCTGCCCTCGGTCCAGGCCGCCTACCAGATCCTGAGCCAGCTGACGGTGATCCTGTACCTCATCATGTACATGCTGATGTTCGCTGCCGCGATCTACCTGCGCTACAGCCAGCCGAACCGGCCGCGGCCCTACCGGGTGCCGGGCGGCGACGTCGGGATGTGGATCATCGGCGGTGTCGGATTCCTCGGTTCGCTGATGGCATTTGCCTTCAGCTTCATCCCGCCCGACCAGATTCAGGTCGGCTCCCCGGCAGTGTATGTCGGCATCCTCGTGGGTGGAGCTGTGGTCATGGTGATCCTGCCGTTCCTTATCTATGCGTTCCGCAAGCCGCATTGGCGGGACCCGGGCAGCGAGTTCGTTCCATTCACCTGGCAGATTGAACATACGCATCCAGGGACGGTCACCGAGTCCGGCATTTCCACCGAGCAGCTGACCCGGGAAGCGGAATCCTCCGGTTTCCCGGTGACGTATTCGCACGACGACGGCGGCGGGCCCGCGGAACCTGCAGCGGTCCAGGGCGCCCGCCCGGCGGCCTCTTCGGCCGGCAAACCCGGCAAAGGATCCAGGGGCGGGAGCTCAGCAGTATGA
- the glsA gene encoding glutaminase A — MKLDPSAIDAAVQTAYADHRTDSGGRNADYIPYLASVNPDLFGVCAMTADGRLFEAGDTGFEFALESISKVFSMAWAMEKVGLAAFQEKVGADPTGEPFNSVISVALHGNTPVSPLVNAGAMSTVSLIPGDSAEDRWEAILQVQSAFAGRRIHLSDEVNESEQSTNFHNRAIAWLLYSGGTMYSDPMEACDVYTRQCSTLVTARDLAAMGATIANRGVNPLSGDRVVQPGHIPAMLAEITMEGMYTASGDWAYRVGLPAKSGVGGGILAVMPGKLAIAGFAPPLDPVGNSVKAQRAVAQIAGMLGLSIYKASEYSD, encoded by the coding sequence ATGAAATTGGATCCTTCGGCAATCGACGCGGCCGTCCAGACGGCGTACGCGGACCACCGGACTGACTCCGGCGGCAGGAACGCGGACTATATCCCGTATCTCGCGTCGGTGAATCCCGACCTGTTCGGTGTATGCGCCATGACGGCGGATGGGCGCCTGTTCGAAGCCGGGGACACGGGTTTCGAGTTCGCCCTGGAGTCCATCTCCAAGGTGTTCTCGATGGCCTGGGCCATGGAAAAGGTGGGGCTGGCGGCCTTCCAGGAAAAGGTGGGTGCGGATCCCACCGGGGAGCCGTTCAACTCAGTCATCTCGGTTGCGCTCCACGGCAACACCCCGGTCTCGCCCCTGGTCAACGCAGGGGCGATGTCCACCGTGTCGCTGATCCCAGGCGACAGTGCCGAGGACAGGTGGGAGGCGATCCTGCAGGTCCAGAGTGCTTTTGCCGGCCGGCGGATCCATCTGAGCGACGAGGTGAACGAATCCGAGCAGTCGACCAATTTCCACAACCGGGCCATTGCCTGGCTGCTGTACTCGGGCGGCACCATGTACTCGGATCCGATGGAAGCCTGTGACGTGTATACCCGGCAGTGTTCCACCCTGGTCACCGCCCGGGACCTGGCCGCGATGGGAGCAACCATCGCGAACCGGGGCGTGAATCCCCTCAGCGGCGACCGGGTGGTCCAGCCCGGACACATCCCCGCGATGCTCGCAGAGATCACGATGGAGGGGATGTACACAGCATCCGGCGACTGGGCCTACCGCGTGGGGCTGCCGGCCAAGAGCGGTGTGGGCGGCGGCATCCTGGCGGTGATGCCTGGAAAACTGGCCATTGCCGGATTTGCGCCACCGCTGGATCCCGTGGGTAACAGCGTCAAGGCGCAGCGGGCCGTAGCTCAGATTGCCGGCATGCTCGGGCTGAGCATCTACAAAGCCAGCGAGTACAGCGACTAG
- a CDS encoding IclR family transcriptional regulator C-terminal domain-containing protein → MEEAAGYYVKSVEKAFAVLGAFTLNVPEHTVSSAAAAAGISRAASRRFLLTLRDLGYLGFDGTTFRLAPRTLDIGSSFLAHLSLPHAAEPHLKQLSTDLGETTSLCILDGADVVYVSRITSARLVRVAVNVGTRFPAWATSMGRVLLASLPEPEQEAYFSTVVLQPYTAHTVRTVEELRSAVRDAGEQGWSRVADELEDGLRGVAVPVRSGDGTVVAAANVSLQLHSSERVQETVVPPLRAAADRIGRDLG, encoded by the coding sequence GTGGAGGAGGCCGCCGGGTACTACGTCAAATCAGTCGAGAAGGCCTTCGCCGTGCTGGGCGCCTTCACGCTGAACGTGCCCGAGCATACGGTCAGCTCGGCGGCCGCTGCCGCCGGGATCAGCCGGGCCGCCTCGCGCCGGTTTCTCCTCACGCTCCGGGACCTCGGCTATCTCGGCTTCGACGGGACCACGTTCCGGCTGGCACCGCGCACCCTGGACATCGGCTCGTCGTTCCTGGCGCACCTTTCGCTGCCGCACGCAGCCGAGCCGCACCTGAAACAACTTTCCACGGACCTGGGCGAGACGACGTCGCTGTGCATCCTGGACGGAGCCGACGTCGTTTACGTTTCGCGGATCACCTCTGCCCGGCTGGTGCGCGTGGCGGTGAACGTGGGGACGCGTTTCCCAGCCTGGGCCACTTCCATGGGCAGGGTGCTCCTGGCGTCCCTGCCAGAGCCGGAACAGGAGGCCTATTTCAGCACGGTGGTACTCCAGCCCTACACCGCGCACACCGTTCGTACCGTGGAGGAACTGCGGTCGGCGGTGCGCGACGCCGGCGAGCAGGGCTGGTCACGGGTGGCCGATGAGCTGGAGGACGGCCTGCGGGGCGTGGCCGTTCCCGTCCGCAGCGGCGACGGCACCGTGGTGGCGGCTGCAAATGTATCGCTGCAGCTGCACAGCTCGGAACGTGTCCAGGAGACGGTGGTCCCGCCGCTGCGGGCCGCCGCAGACCGGATAGGCCGCGACCTAGGCTAG